The nucleotide sequence TTATTGGTAACAGTAGGGCTATCTATATCTTTTACTCTTGGAGGATAATAATTCTCAAAGTTAGCTTTGCTCAAATCTAAAGAATTAGGATTGTTTTCTTTATGGTTAATTCCTTGTTCAGCAATAACAATAGAAGCACCTGGTTGCACGGGATATTGAGTGCCTGTACCAGGTATTTGCACCATACCTTCTACTGCAAAGGCTTCTTTCATTATATTGGGAGTGTAATCTCTTTTGGTTACCGTTAAAAACTTAGAATCTGCTAATACCAAACCATCGGCGTAAAGCACCTTATCGGTATTGTTATAAAGTTTGATATACTGGTCACCAAAGTATTGTTTTCCTTCAGGAGTTAAAGTGCCAACAAAAAAGATTTCTTCTATAATAAAGTCATTACCTTTAGCTTTGATAGATAAAGGTACTTTAAAAGAGCTATCGCTAAGCACATCTATTTTGCTAACGAAAGCACTAAGTTCACCTGCTACGGTCTTGCCATCAAGGGTATAAGTAGCAGTGGTGGCAATGCGCAGTTCATAGCTCCCCATCAAAAGAGGAAGGGTTAATTCATTTTGAGAAATATTGGTAAAAATACGTTCTACTTTCTCATTCTTGTTGAGTTCTGTAAGAGTAAGGGTGAGCGTACCATACCGAACATTGGTTACCTTATCAGGATTTTGTAGCTGAAGGGTAAGATTGCGTGTAGTAACAAAGGTGTTGATATTATCATCATCCTTCTTACAAGCGTTTAAGAGCACTAAAGTAAGTGCTAAAGCTAAAAATTGTTTTAAATGTCTCATAATATGTTAATTTATTAATTTGCTAATTTACTCTTCCCTAAAGAAATGTTCATCTCCATTCCAAAATAGGGGTTGATAAGTCCGCGACGGTTGATGTATTGTCTGTTCACACGGTAGTCCTCGTAAAAGTTGAACAGATTGTTTACATATATCGAAAGGGTAAAATATTTATAAAATTCTTTTGATATTTTTAGATGTATGTTCATTGATAATGGGGTTCTATCACTGAGACTTATAGTTGTAGGGCGTATGAGCCATTGCAATACGGGGTCACTCGCTTCTGTCGCTGTATATGGGTGACGCACACCATCTTCACTGATGTAGTGAGTGGGCACACGACTAAGAGATGGACTGCTGTTGATAACATACCAAGTGAGGTCGCAACGCACAGAGGTGATGAGATGCAGTTCAGGGAGGTAAGTATCGGCTACGAGACTGGTTTGTAACTGTTCACAGTCGTACTTCTCCATTTCAGGATATACTCCCAGATTGTAATATTTGCGGTTGTTAATGATATCTTTATCGGCAGGACGATATACAGGCAATGAGTTGTAATACAAGCTGTGAAACCACGCACCACTAAGGGTAAAGCGAGTGTTGAGCAATTGTAGGCGCTTGCTACTGTACTGAAATTCCATCCCTTGTTTATCGATAGCTGAGCCATTGCTCTCCATATCTGAGAGTATCAG is from Capnocytophaga ochracea DSM 7271 and encodes:
- a CDS encoding DUF4876 domain-containing protein, with the protein product MRHLKQFLALALTLVLLNACKKDDDNINTFVTTRNLTLQLQNPDKVTNVRYGTLTLTLTELNKNEKVERIFTNISQNELTLPLLMGSYELRIATTATYTLDGKTVAGELSAFVSKIDVLSDSSFKVPLSIKAKGNDFIIEEIFFVGTLTPEGKQYFGDQYIKLYNNTDKVLYADGLVLADSKFLTVTKRDYTPNIMKEAFAVEGMVQIPGTGTQYPVQPGASIVIAEQGINHKENNPNSLDLSKANFENYYPPRVKDIDSPTVTNNINLYGILIFNNRGNRSYVIARFPEGTATSTLRYDYEYEVNVKGKIVKKTGSTLKIPNEWIVDAVNLSTEKGFEWLVTDTSLDSGYTYVTKDEEDKTRYGKSVRRKVLSENNGKPIFKDTNNSTEDFEILTTPTLKK